A window of the Mus musculus strain C57BL/6J chromosome 18, GRCm38.p6 C57BL/6J genome harbors these coding sequences:
- the Eif1a gene encoding eukaryotic translation initiation factor 1A isoform 2 (isoform 2 is encoded by transcript variant 2), whose translation MPKNKGKGGKNRRRGKNENESEKRELVFKEDGQEYAQVIKMLGNGRLEAMCFDGVRRLCHIRGKLRKKVWINTSDIILIGLRDYQDNKADVILKYNADEARSLKAYGELPEHAKINETDTFGPGDDDEIQFDDIGDDDEDIDDI comes from the coding sequence ATGCCAAAGAATAAAGGCAAAGGAGGCAAAAACAGGCGCAgaggtaaaaatgaaaatgaatctgaGAAAAGAGAGTTGGTGTTTAAAGAGGATGGGCAGGAGTATGCTCAGGTGATCAAAATGCTGGGAAATGGACGGTTGGAAGCAATGTGCTTTGACGGTGTGAGGAGGCTGTGCCATATAAGAGGGAAGCTGAGAAAAAAGGTTTGGATAAATACCTCGGACATTATATTGATTGGTCTACGAGACTATCAAGATAACAAAGCTGATGTAATCTTAAAGTATAATGCAGATGAAGCAAGAAGTCTGAAGGCCTATGGAGAACTTCCAGAACATGCCAAAATCAATGAAACGGACACATTTGGTCCTGGGGATGATGATGAAATCCAATTTGATGATATTGGAGATGATGATGAAGACATTGATGACATCTAG